Proteins from one Gilliamella sp. ESL0443 genomic window:
- a CDS encoding carboxylate/amino acid/amine transporter, protein MYYLIFVTIVWSFSFSFIAVHLSGQVDTWFAVVMRVLLAFITFIPFLRFKGISVKQMVLLMGVGACQLGIMYFFYYNSFQYISVPEVLLFTISTPIYVTLIYDFLQGHRLRLVYLLTAVIAVIGAAVIRYDHISRDFIIGFLLIQGANIVFALGQVGYKRIMELYPLPQHQAFAWVYLGAILVASIGWFLFGNPEKLPTTQLQWGIIIWLGVVASGLCYFLWNYGATKVDSGTLAIMNNLVIPTGILVNVIIWHQSIDWGRFALGSAIIVSALILHHKFKKLEAN, encoded by the coding sequence ATGTATTATCTTATTTTTGTGACGATAGTTTGGTCGTTTTCATTTAGTTTTATTGCTGTTCATTTAAGTGGGCAAGTTGATACGTGGTTTGCAGTTGTAATGCGCGTCTTGCTGGCTTTTATAACCTTTATTCCTTTTTTACGCTTTAAAGGTATTTCTGTAAAACAGATGGTGTTGTTGATGGGCGTTGGTGCTTGTCAATTAGGTATTATGTACTTTTTTTATTACAACTCTTTCCAATATATTTCAGTGCCTGAAGTGTTATTATTTACTATTTCAACGCCAATTTATGTCACGCTAATTTATGATTTCTTGCAAGGACATCGACTCAGACTTGTTTACCTATTAACCGCTGTTATAGCTGTAATTGGCGCAGCCGTTATTCGTTACGATCATATTAGTCGAGATTTTATTATTGGTTTTCTCCTGATTCAGGGCGCTAATATAGTTTTTGCCTTGGGGCAGGTTGGATATAAACGTATTATGGAACTTTATCCATTACCGCAACATCAAGCTTTTGCATGGGTCTATTTAGGCGCAATACTGGTGGCTAGTATTGGCTGGTTTTTATTTGGCAATCCCGAAAAACTACCCACTACCCAATTACAATGGGGGATAATTATTTGGCTTGGGGTTGTGGCATCTGGATTATGCTATTTTTTATGGAATTATGGCGCAACCAAAGTCGATTCGGGTACGCTTGCCATTATGAATAATTTGGTTATTCCAACTGGTATTTTAGTTAATGTTATTATTTGGCATCAATCGATTGATTGGGGCCGATTTGCGCTAGGTAGTGCAATTATTGTTTCTGCTTTGATCTTGCATCATAAATTCAAAAAGCTAGAGGCAAATTAA
- the rnz gene encoding ribonuclease Z, with product MKLTFLGTSAGSPTAERNVSSIMLDLRQERGRLWLFDCGEATQMQMQKAKFSLAKLEMIFLTHLHGDHLFGLPGVLTTRSLMQNQSPLTLVGPKGIKQFIQTVIDISYSWLTYPLNIIELEQDGLVFEDNKFRVEAKLLAHRVPCFGYRIIEKDLPASLDIDKLKKDNIHIGSFYRDLKEGRTVTLEDGRIIHGKDYLETIRKGKKIAILGDTIPCQASIDLAQDVDLLIHEATQEQALEEKALERGHSTTVHAATIAKQAHARRLIITHISPRYSLNDKTKLVNEARNIFAPTEIATDYATFEV from the coding sequence ATGAAATTAACTTTTTTAGGAACGAGTGCTGGGTCACCAACAGCTGAACGCAATGTTAGCAGTATTATGCTTGATCTCCGGCAGGAAAGAGGGCGTTTATGGCTTTTTGATTGCGGTGAAGCGACTCAAATGCAAATGCAAAAGGCCAAATTTAGTCTGGCTAAATTAGAGATGATTTTTTTGACACATTTACATGGTGATCATCTGTTTGGTTTACCTGGCGTGTTAACAACTCGTTCTTTGATGCAAAACCAATCGCCATTGACCTTAGTTGGTCCAAAAGGCATTAAGCAATTTATTCAAACTGTTATTGATATTAGTTATTCTTGGCTGACTTATCCTTTAAATATTATTGAACTTGAGCAAGATGGTTTGGTTTTTGAGGATAATAAGTTTCGCGTTGAAGCCAAATTATTAGCGCATCGTGTTCCGTGTTTTGGGTATCGGATTATAGAAAAAGATCTGCCAGCGTCATTGGACATTGATAAGTTAAAAAAGGATAACATTCACATTGGTTCTTTTTATCGTGATTTAAAAGAAGGTCGAACTGTTACGTTAGAAGATGGTAGGATTATTCATGGTAAGGACTATCTAGAAACCATTAGAAAAGGTAAAAAAATTGCTATTTTAGGCGATACCATTCCTTGTCAGGCTTCAATTGATTTAGCTCAGGATGTCGATTTGTTAATCCATGAAGCAACCCAAGAGCAAGCTCTTGAAGAAAAGGCGCTTGAGCGAGGACATTCCACAACTGTACACGCGGCAACTATTGCCAAACAAGCTCATGCTAGGCGCCTTATTATTACGCATATTAGTCCTCGCTATAGCTTGAATGACAAAACAAAATTAGTCAATGAGGCTAGGAATATTTTTGCGCCCACTGAAATCGCAACTGACTATGCTACTTTTGAAGTATAG
- the rhlE gene encoding ATP-dependent RNA helicase RhlE — translation MSFDSLGLDAKILKAIEEQNYTDPTPIQQQAIPVILSGKDLMASAQTGTGKTAGFGLPILQKLHEKQFNTEPKRGKRPLYALILAPTRELAAQIGENIRDYSRYLSIRSLVVFGGVSINPQMMKLRGGVDILIATPGRLLDLVHQNAVDLSTVKILVLDEADRMLDMGFIHDIRRVIAKLPKKRQNLLFSATFSDEIKSLANTILNSPESIAVAKTNSASEQITQYIHRVDKRRKRELLSYLIGKNQWQQVLVFTRTKYGANHLAEQLTKDGIKASAIHGNKSQGARTKALADFKSGQIRALVATDIAARGLDIELLPHVVNYELPQVAEDYVHRIGRTGRAQNQGQAISLVCIDELAQLKSIEKLIKKTIPEIFTQGFEVDPRIKAEPAKKAKPAPAKRRRVDKTRTSKNNQNSMKQSSHHTYSKTN, via the coding sequence ATGTCATTTGACTCTCTTGGCTTAGATGCCAAGATTTTAAAAGCTATTGAAGAACAAAACTATACCGATCCAACCCCCATTCAACAACAAGCTATTCCAGTAATTTTGTCAGGTAAAGATTTAATGGCGAGTGCTCAAACTGGTACAGGAAAAACAGCGGGGTTTGGTTTACCTATTTTACAAAAATTGCATGAAAAGCAATTTAATACAGAACCTAAAAGAGGAAAGCGTCCTTTATATGCGCTAATTTTGGCGCCCACTCGTGAATTAGCTGCGCAAATAGGTGAAAATATTCGGGATTATAGCCGATATCTATCTATTCGTTCTTTGGTGGTGTTTGGTGGAGTAAGTATCAATCCTCAAATGATGAAACTTCGAGGTGGGGTGGATATCTTAATTGCAACACCGGGTCGGTTGTTAGATTTGGTTCATCAAAATGCGGTGGATCTCTCTACAGTAAAAATATTAGTACTTGATGAAGCGGATCGCATGTTAGACATGGGCTTTATTCATGATATTCGTCGCGTGATCGCTAAATTACCTAAAAAGCGACAAAACTTACTTTTTTCAGCGACATTCTCAGATGAAATAAAATCATTAGCTAATACAATTTTAAATTCACCTGAATCGATCGCTGTAGCCAAAACCAATAGTGCATCTGAGCAAATTACTCAATATATCCACCGAGTTGATAAACGCCGTAAACGTGAACTTCTTTCTTATTTAATTGGTAAAAACCAATGGCAACAGGTATTAGTTTTTACGCGAACGAAATACGGCGCTAATCATCTTGCCGAACAGCTTACTAAAGATGGTATTAAAGCCTCGGCAATTCATGGTAACAAAAGCCAAGGAGCAAGAACTAAAGCTTTAGCTGATTTTAAGTCAGGACAAATACGCGCCCTCGTTGCTACCGATATCGCAGCCAGAGGTTTAGATATTGAGCTATTACCTCATGTTGTCAATTATGAATTACCACAAGTGGCAGAAGATTATGTGCATCGTATAGGTCGAACAGGACGGGCACAAAATCAGGGGCAGGCAATATCATTAGTTTGTATTGATGAGCTTGCTCAATTAAAATCAATTGAGAAATTGATTAAAAAAACGATTCCAGAAATTTTTACTCAAGGATTTGAAGTCGATCCTCGAATTAAAGCGGAGCCAGCAAAAAAAGCCAAGCCTGCTCCAGCAAAAAGAAGACGTGTTGATAAAACTCGAACTTCTAAAAATAACCAGAATAGTATGAAGCAATCTAGCCATCATACATATTCTAAAACTAACTAA
- the yaaA gene encoding peroxide stress protein YaaA has protein sequence MLTIISPSKTLDYQTPLITKQHSLPEFLESTKQLIDICKKLSSDDLAKLMSISPKLATTNYERFQNWHTDFNFDNARQAILAFKGDVYEGLHVEDFNDADLKFAQSHLRILSGLYGLLRPLDLIQPYRLEMGIRLKNGNNTNLYQFWGDKLTECLNHELAKSTNPTLINLASNEYFKAIKQLKAKVIQPIFLDKSKNDYKVISFYAKKARGLMSRFIIKNSINNSDDIKSFNLEGYQFDSKRSTELEWYFTRNHA, from the coding sequence ATGCTAACAATTATTTCTCCATCCAAAACGCTTGATTATCAAACTCCTTTAATTACCAAACAACATAGCTTACCCGAATTTTTAGAATCGACTAAACAACTTATTGATATTTGTAAAAAACTTAGCAGTGATGACTTGGCTAAATTAATGTCGATCAGCCCAAAACTTGCCACTACCAATTATGAACGTTTTCAGAACTGGCATACTGACTTCAATTTTGATAATGCAAGGCAAGCTATTCTGGCTTTTAAAGGTGATGTTTATGAGGGTTTGCATGTAGAAGATTTTAATGATGCCGATCTAAAATTTGCACAATCTCATTTACGCATTCTATCAGGATTATATGGCTTGTTACGACCACTTGATTTAATTCAACCCTACCGTCTAGAAATGGGTATTCGCCTTAAAAATGGTAATAATACTAATCTATATCAATTTTGGGGTGATAAGTTAACAGAGTGTTTAAATCACGAGTTGGCAAAATCAACCAATCCAACGTTAATTAATTTAGCTTCTAATGAATATTTCAAAGCAATTAAACAACTCAAAGCGAAGGTTATTCAACCCATCTTTTTAGATAAAAGTAAAAATGATTATAAAGTGATCAGCTTTTATGCTAAAAAAGCACGAGGTTTAATGAGTCGATTTATTATAAAAAATAGCATTAATAACAGTGACGATATTAAAAGTTTTAATTTAGAAGGCTACCAATTTGATTCAAAACGCTCAACTGAATTAGAATGGTACTTCACCCGAAATCACGCATAA
- a CDS encoding YccJ family protein, protein MNSTKKEIHEIRSWASIRETSIEIAEAIFELAKNDEKLAEQIWEEGSDEVLKLAFSKTKADKLFWGEQTIERKNV, encoded by the coding sequence ATGAATAGTACCAAAAAAGAAATACATGAAATTCGATCTTGGGCCAGCATTCGTGAAACTTCTATTGAGATAGCTGAAGCTATTTTTGAATTAGCTAAAAATGATGAAAAACTCGCTGAGCAAATTTGGGAAGAAGGTAGCGATGAAGTCTTAAAACTCGCTTTTTCCAAAACTAAAGCAGACAAACTCTTCTGGGGTGAACAAACCATTGAGCGCAAAAACGTTTAA
- the nikA gene encoding nickel ABC transporter substrate-binding protein: MFFNFTRIKNLLLALVLASVSINCFAKDDITFANFRDIRDLNPHLYSGEMWAQNMLYESLVHYNEDGTFSPWLAESWTITNEGKTYTFKLRKDVTFSDGAKFDAHSAKLNWDAVLSNKVRHTWLEMVRLITEIKAVDDYTLQVNLSEPYYPFMIEIAVTRPMRFISPNSMIDGETKNGVKSYIGTGPYVLGDHKKDQYAVFNANPTYWGTKPLLNKVTMKVIADNQSRLMALEKGEIDLIYGKNMVDADSFERFSTMDKFQTLMSKPVSSRIVLMNTTRDQLNDVNVRQAIEHIISKKDISEGIFNNSEAPADTLMATNIPYANIGLKPYLYDTKLAETLLDKAGWVKVKGQNYRQKDGKPFEITLYYDSNTASQKTIAQYMQDEFEQVGLKLNIHGEEEQGYRDRQKAGDFDMVFDISWGTPYEPQSFLSGMKLPVYGDYMAQQGLKEKPQIDASISKALISTDEKERQDLFRYVLETLHNEAVYIPLTYERNRAIAVKSLKGIEFAPSQFDIPFEKMHF, from the coding sequence ATGTTTTTTAATTTCACTCGTATAAAAAATCTACTTTTAGCATTAGTTTTAGCTAGCGTTAGTATTAACTGTTTTGCTAAAGATGATATAACTTTTGCTAATTTTCGTGATATTCGTGACTTAAACCCTCATCTCTATTCCGGTGAAATGTGGGCGCAAAATATGTTGTATGAATCATTGGTTCATTATAACGAAGATGGCACTTTTTCACCTTGGCTTGCAGAAAGCTGGACTATTACTAACGAAGGTAAAACTTACACGTTCAAGCTAAGAAAAGACGTGACATTTAGTGATGGCGCAAAATTTGATGCGCACAGTGCAAAACTGAATTGGGATGCCGTGTTATCAAACAAAGTTCGTCACACTTGGCTTGAAATGGTTCGCTTAATTACTGAAATCAAAGCAGTAGATGATTATACCCTACAAGTTAACCTTTCCGAACCCTATTACCCTTTTATGATTGAAATTGCCGTAACCCGACCGATGCGCTTTATTTCACCAAATTCTATGATTGATGGTGAAACTAAAAATGGCGTTAAATCTTACATTGGTACCGGCCCTTATGTATTAGGTGATCATAAGAAAGATCAATATGCAGTGTTTAACGCTAATCCAACTTATTGGGGAACTAAACCATTACTCAATAAAGTGACCATGAAAGTTATTGCTGATAACCAAAGCCGACTAATGGCACTCGAAAAAGGTGAAATCGATCTCATCTATGGTAAAAATATGGTTGATGCAGATTCATTTGAACGTTTTTCAACAATGGATAAGTTTCAGACTTTAATGTCTAAACCTGTATCTAGTCGAATTGTATTAATGAACACGACTCGTGACCAGCTAAATGATGTTAATGTCCGCCAAGCGATTGAACATATCATCAGTAAAAAAGATATTTCAGAAGGTATTTTCAATAATAGTGAAGCACCTGCTGATACTTTAATGGCAACCAATATTCCTTATGCTAACATTGGGTTAAAACCTTATTTATATGACACTAAATTAGCCGAAACGCTACTTGATAAAGCAGGTTGGGTAAAAGTTAAAGGCCAAAATTATCGTCAGAAAGATGGCAAACCTTTTGAAATCACACTTTATTATGATAGTAATACTGCTTCACAAAAAACAATTGCACAATATATGCAAGATGAGTTTGAGCAAGTTGGATTAAAGCTTAATATTCACGGTGAAGAAGAGCAAGGTTATCGTGATCGCCAAAAAGCGGGTGATTTTGATATGGTATTTGATATCTCATGGGGTACACCATATGAGCCACAATCATTTTTATCCGGTATGAAACTACCTGTTTATGGTGACTATATGGCTCAACAAGGCTTAAAAGAGAAACCGCAAATCGATGCAAGTATTAGTAAAGCATTAATTTCAACAGATGAAAAAGAGCGACAAGATCTTTTCCGTTACGTGCTTGAAACATTACATAATGAAGCGGTTTACATACCATTAACTTATGAACGAAATCGAGCTATTGCTGTTAAATCTTTAAAAGGAATTGAATTTGCGCCTTCTCAATTTGATATTCCATTTGAGAAAATGCATTTTTAG
- a CDS encoding YggL family protein, whose translation MAKVNRSRRLRKKLHIEEFKELGFTVSWSFDEGTSEDTIDNVVDQFIIEAIQANGLAYEGSGYLNWKGIICTQKLGNCTEENRDVVTKWLESHGLKNVKTSNLIDIWWDELEF comes from the coding sequence ATGGCTAAGGTTAATCGCAGTCGTCGTTTAAGAAAAAAATTACATATTGAAGAGTTTAAAGAGTTAGGTTTTACCGTAAGTTGGTCATTTGACGAAGGGACGAGTGAAGACACTATTGATAACGTTGTTGATCAATTCATCATTGAAGCAATACAAGCAAACGGTTTGGCTTACGAAGGTAGCGGGTATTTAAACTGGAAAGGTATCATTTGTACGCAAAAATTGGGTAATTGCACTGAAGAAAATCGTGACGTTGTCACTAAATGGCTTGAAAGCCATGGCTTAAAAAATGTCAAAACCAGCAATTTAATTGATATTTGGTGGGATGAATTAGAATTTTAA
- a CDS encoding winged helix-turn-helix transcriptional regulator, translating to MNSPKAEYGLLDRGKTLVPILNMLCQWGNNHKDDKLS from the coding sequence ATAAATTCCCCTAAAGCGGAATATGGATTATTAGACCGAGGTAAAACTTTGGTACCGATTTTAAATATGCTTTGCCAATGGGGAAATAACCATAAAGATGACAAATTATCCTAA
- the argE gene encoding acetylornithine deacetylase translates to MAIPSFLTIYNELISTPTISNVTNEKLDYSNKPLIDKLATWFADLGFIVDVQAVPNTRHKFNMLATYSNSENKSQGGLLLSGHTDTVPFDDGQWSKDPFKLTEDNNKLYGLGTADMKGFFAFILDALRDIDLKKLTKPIYVLATADEETSMAGASFFAKQTQLKPDCTIIGEPTSLIPIRAHKGFISNSIKVIGKSGHSSDPDKGINAIEIMHLVIERLLILKQKFKEQYHNEGFSVPYPTLNLGVIHGGDAANQICGCCELIIDIRVLPDNDVDSIYNALCETLKPVMDKYPNRISVEYEVSPIPGYECKKDHPALQHIENLVGHQAQTVNYSTEAPYLNQIAPTIVLGPGSIEQAHQPDEFISMDFIKPTKLTIENLIKDFCL, encoded by the coding sequence ATGGCAATCCCCTCTTTTTTGACAATTTATAATGAATTGATATCCACTCCAACTATTAGTAATGTCACCAACGAAAAATTGGATTATTCCAATAAACCTTTAATAGACAAATTAGCGACATGGTTTGCGGATTTAGGATTTATTGTTGATGTTCAAGCCGTCCCTAACACACGTCATAAATTCAATATGCTGGCAACTTATTCAAATAGTGAAAACAAAAGCCAAGGAGGCCTATTACTAAGTGGCCATACCGATACCGTTCCTTTTGATGATGGGCAATGGAGCAAAGATCCATTTAAGTTAACGGAAGATAATAACAAGCTTTACGGATTAGGCACGGCTGATATGAAAGGATTTTTTGCTTTTATTCTAGATGCTTTGCGAGATATTGATCTAAAAAAACTCACCAAACCAATTTATGTATTAGCTACTGCAGATGAAGAAACCTCAATGGCTGGTGCATCATTTTTTGCCAAACAAACTCAATTAAAACCTGATTGCACCATAATTGGCGAGCCTACTTCACTAATTCCTATACGAGCACATAAAGGGTTTATTTCCAATTCAATAAAAGTGATTGGAAAATCAGGTCACTCAAGCGATCCAGACAAAGGTATTAATGCTATAGAAATTATGCATTTAGTCATTGAACGTCTATTAATCCTTAAACAAAAATTCAAAGAACAATATCATAATGAAGGCTTTAGTGTCCCCTATCCAACTCTGAATTTAGGTGTGATTCATGGCGGTGATGCTGCAAACCAAATATGCGGGTGTTGTGAATTAATTATTGATATAAGAGTATTACCTGATAATGATGTTGACTCGATTTATAACGCATTATGTGAAACATTAAAACCCGTTATGGATAAATACCCTAATCGTATTTCAGTAGAATATGAAGTATCACCCATTCCAGGATACGAATGTAAAAAAGATCACCCCGCATTGCAGCACATTGAAAATTTAGTGGGTCATCAAGCACAAACTGTCAATTACAGTACTGAAGCGCCTTATTTAAATCAAATTGCGCCAACCATAGTTTTAGGTCCTGGCTCTATTGAACAAGCTCATCAACCAGACGAGTTTATTTCAATGGACTTTATAAAACCAACAAAATTAACGATAGAAAATTTGATCAAAGATTTCTGCCTTTAA
- a CDS encoding AEC family transporter produces the protein MEFLITLWQQFLTTLPLFVLILLGYIAVRAGRWQKTVTDSVTKFTFYIAFPIMLFQIMSHFSEHSEIDANLLLIFFGGSFIVFALGCFIAVKFFKLNGSQSTMFAMGGIYTNTVFVGIPIIKMLLGEKAIPIVAIIVIFNALILWTLATVSIEFVQMGKLSTTGFIKAFKNVAKNPIIIGIFAGIVVNYVHIPLPFFINQATKMVSDMTAPLSLIVLGMGLAEYKIRDDLPITIAICVLKLFILPIVTYILAIIVGLPLLELQVIVLLSSVSIAINCYMMARQFEVLQGPIASSLLISTALSSVTTPLILSIMLQFA, from the coding sequence ATGGAATTTCTAATCACATTATGGCAACAGTTTTTAACTACATTGCCTCTGTTCGTTTTGATTTTATTAGGCTACATAGCAGTTAGAGCGGGTCGTTGGCAAAAAACGGTGACAGATAGTGTTACCAAATTTACGTTTTATATTGCCTTCCCAATTATGTTATTTCAGATTATGAGCCATTTTTCAGAGCATTCTGAAATTGATGCCAATCTTTTGTTGATCTTTTTTGGTGGCTCATTTATTGTGTTTGCATTGGGCTGTTTTATTGCGGTTAAATTTTTCAAACTCAATGGCTCGCAAAGTACCATGTTTGCAATGGGTGGAATTTATACCAATACTGTGTTTGTGGGCATACCAATTATCAAAATGTTATTAGGCGAAAAAGCCATTCCGATTGTTGCTATTATTGTGATTTTTAATGCGTTAATTTTATGGACATTAGCCACGGTATCCATCGAATTTGTCCAGATGGGAAAATTATCGACTACAGGATTTATAAAAGCATTTAAAAATGTAGCAAAAAATCCGATTATTATTGGTATTTTTGCAGGAATAGTTGTCAATTATGTACACATTCCACTACCTTTCTTCATCAATCAAGCGACGAAGATGGTAAGCGATATGACAGCGCCTCTCTCATTAATCGTTTTAGGAATGGGGCTTGCTGAATATAAGATTCGCGATGATTTACCGATCACCATAGCCATTTGTGTTTTAAAACTATTTATCTTACCGATTGTAACCTATATTTTAGCGATAATAGTCGGATTACCACTTTTAGAACTGCAAGTTATTGTATTACTAAGTTCGGTATCAATTGCGATAAATTGTTATATGATGGCAAGACAGTTTGAGGTATTGCAAGGTCCTATTGCTTCAAGTTTATTGATATCAACGGCATTATCATCCGTGACAACACCGCTAATTCTATCAATAATGTTACAGTTTGCTTAG
- a CDS encoding ABC-F family ATPase, translated as MLTTSNITMQFGSKPLFENISVKFGNGNRYGLIGANGSGKSTFMKIIGGDLVPTSGNVSLDPHERLGKLRQDQFAFEEYSVLDTVIMGHTELWQIKQERDRIYSLPEMSEEDGFKVADLETQYAEMDGYSAESRAGELLLGVGIPIEQHYGLMSEIAPGWKLRVLLAQALFSNPDILLLDEPTNNLDIDTIRWLEDTLNERESTMIIISHDRHFLNMVCTHMADMDYGELRIYPGNYDDYMTASTQARERLLADNAKKKAQISELQSFVSRFSANAAKSKQATSRARQIEKIKLEEVKASSRQNPFIRFEQDKKLFRNALVVENLTKGFDNGPLFKNLNLMVEVGEKVAILGTNGIGKTTLLKTLMGELVPEQGDIKWSENANIGYYAQDHEYEFDEDLTVFDWMSQWKQPTDDEQAVRSILGRLLFSQDDIKKQVKVLSGGEKGRMLFGKLMMQRPNIIVMDEPTNHLDMESIESLNMALELYQGTLFFVSHDREFVSSLATRIVEITPEKVIDYTGNYEDYLRSQGIE; from the coding sequence GTGTTAACAACAAGTAATATCACAATGCAATTTGGCAGTAAGCCACTATTTGAAAACATTTCAGTAAAATTTGGTAATGGTAATCGTTATGGATTAATCGGCGCAAATGGTAGTGGTAAGTCCACGTTTATGAAAATTATTGGTGGTGATCTTGTGCCAACCTCAGGTAATGTTTCACTTGATCCACATGAACGATTAGGTAAACTTCGCCAAGATCAATTTGCTTTTGAAGAATACAGCGTACTTGATACCGTAATTATGGGGCACACCGAATTATGGCAAATTAAACAAGAGCGAGACCGTATCTATTCATTACCTGAAATGAGTGAGGAAGACGGTTTTAAGGTTGCAGATTTAGAAACCCAATATGCTGAAATGGACGGTTACAGCGCTGAATCACGCGCAGGTGAATTACTACTCGGAGTGGGTATACCAATTGAGCAACATTACGGATTAATGAGTGAAATCGCTCCGGGTTGGAAATTGCGAGTATTACTAGCCCAAGCCCTATTTTCTAATCCAGATATTTTATTACTCGATGAACCGACCAATAACTTAGACATCGATACTATTCGGTGGTTAGAAGATACCTTAAATGAACGTGAAAGCACGATGATTATCATATCGCACGATCGTCATTTTCTTAATATGGTCTGTACTCATATGGCTGATATGGATTACGGTGAATTACGTATCTATCCTGGTAATTATGATGATTATATGACCGCCTCTACTCAAGCGAGAGAACGGCTATTAGCGGATAATGCGAAAAAGAAAGCACAAATTAGTGAACTACAATCGTTTGTTAGTCGTTTTAGTGCTAATGCCGCAAAATCCAAACAAGCAACCTCACGTGCAAGACAAATCGAGAAAATCAAATTAGAAGAAGTGAAAGCATCAAGCCGACAAAATCCGTTTATTCGTTTTGAACAGGATAAAAAACTGTTTCGTAATGCTCTGGTCGTTGAAAATCTCACTAAAGGATTTGATAACGGACCACTATTTAAAAATCTCAATTTAATGGTTGAAGTTGGCGAAAAAGTGGCTATTTTGGGGACTAATGGCATTGGTAAAACTACCCTACTTAAAACCCTTATGGGTGAACTAGTGCCAGAACAAGGTGATATTAAATGGTCAGAAAATGCCAATATTGGCTATTACGCACAGGATCATGAATACGAATTTGACGAGGATCTAACCGTATTTGATTGGATGAGTCAATGGAAACAACCAACCGATGATGAACAAGCAGTGCGCAGCATTTTAGGTCGCTTATTATTTTCACAAGATGACATTAAAAAGCAAGTTAAAGTCCTATCTGGTGGTGAAAAAGGACGTATGTTATTTGGTAAATTAATGATGCAACGTCCAAACATTATTGTCATGGATGAACCAACCAACCATTTGGATATGGAATCAATTGAATCGTTAAATATGGCATTAGAGCTTTATCAAGGAACGCTATTTTTTGTGTCGCACGATCGTGAATTTGTTAGCTCACTTGCAACAAGAATTGTTGAAATCACGCCGGAAAAAGTCATTGATTATACCGGTAATTATGAGGATTATTTGCGTAGCCAAGGAATTGAGTAA